The genome window tacctGGTAATTGCGATTGATTCGTTTGATTTCTGCAACCTCTGGAGAGTTGTCGGCTGGATTGATAACACAGTGACAGCTGGAcctataaaagaaaaattattcagTGTTTCTTTTGTCACAAAAGATAATTAGTTCTACGGCTGGTCATCCCCCAAGCCATGGTTACCTAAGATTACAAAATAATATGTCTGACAGTTCATGGACCATTTTTGTAACTATATCTAAAGCTGTCAGTAAGTGTGAATGGGCCGTGTGTTTCACTTAAAGAAACGTGATCAGTTAAAGTTTGGGTTTGTGAGAAATTGTGGAAGGGAATAGTGGAAAGAACAGAAATAATTCAGGACTTTAAGAAACGAGTTGCTGACACTCATTTGATCTTAAAGCTTTTTCCAAAAGACCTGAACTCCACCAATCCACTTTCACAGAGATTTTAAGAAGGAGGTTTCAAGACATTTCGATTTCTCCATAGTCCTCGACCTACAAAGAAGACTCAAAACATGGACCCACAAGATCGTTGACAGCTTATAACGATCATGAATCTAAAATCTGATCAATGCAGAAGAAAGCAGCAGCtccataaaaataatttcaaaccaTCTCGGGTTTGCAAAACGTTATGtcagataattaaaaaacagagacagaatATTTGAAGAGCTTTATCCCATTTGTAAAACATATTGGTACCCATGGATCACAACCCCTTTCCAGTACCCAGTAATGCATGAATTACAAATGACTAGCAAACTATAAAAGCAGCGATCAATAGATGTAACAATAAGTTATTATTAACAGACGTGAGTCCACCTAGATGATGTCAGCCAAGAGACAAAAGGACTGTCAAGGATAAATTAGTCCTGCTTAAACAATCAAAATGTGGAAGGATCTGAAGCAATTCTGGGAAGTTCAAGCAGACGTGCTgcactaataaaaataatcagcAGTGATCTTTTGTTTTGGGCTTTTTCTGTATTTGAAGCTCATGGAGTTCAAACCAGTTCCTAAAAGCTAGGTTTTACATACTTTTGCTATTTGCAAGTACACAACGTTGCCGTAAATGACGTTAAGTGAACATTAAAGCATAATGCATtgctccttttatttattttcttctattttaatATCTATAACGTGATCATATCTGATCAGAAACTTTGCGGTAAGACAGAAGAACTAACCTCTGCTCTAGTGAACAGAGCAGCGTGTCTTTTTTGACAGTCTTAAACACATCAATCTGCATGATGTCCACCAGGTTTACCAGCACCCTTGGTACCTAGAATCCCCAAGCCCGAAAAGAGGCAGACAATTACAACGTAGCTCATCATATGTGCGCATTTTATTGCACtacgttatttatttattttgctttttaactcTTACCTCGTTGTAAAGCATGTCCAAACCAAGCATGAGGTTGTTGCTGTAGTTCTTTGGTGAGAAATTATTCTGCAAAAGATAACAATGGGGGGAACAATGTATTAAAGCACCTTAACAAAGTGCTATTTGTTCATCATACGTGGAAATGTGGGACAAAACCTACTTGATCCAAGCAGTAATTACAAAGATCCGTTATTCCGATGTAAACTGTCACAAGTTTCCAGTCAGTTTCAAAATTCACCTCCTATGTcgcaaaaaaaacattccaacAATGAGGAcacaaggaaaaaataaaaaacagatcaggtATGGTGAGAGTTTTAGCAGTTTGAGGAAAGTCCAACCTTATTTTCTTTCATGGCCTTGATGAGAGCTTTGACTTGTTCAGTAAGCTCCCTGTGACAGAGAGGAGACGTCAAGAGAAATTAGCAAGATTAAACAAATTTACACAGCTGGAGAAACAAGAAAGAGACAAACGCGTACGAGCTCTTTGCTCCAGCAACAGCCAAGTTGAAGCCCTTTTGCCATCGCCCTTGACCTTTGGAGAAACCCTTCAAACCAGGGTTGAACTTCTTCAAAATATCTGGGAAGAAACAATGAAAGAAAGCGAAAAATGTTCAAGGAAATCTTGAACGATTAGCCTTTATCTTAACAAAcgagatgtcttttttttctctttactaCATGAAATCGAGATATTTTTGTGATTGTGCTACTGGTAAATAAAACTACAATGtgctatatataaaaaaaacggCATGCAAACTGAATCTAGTTAAAAAATGTCAGTTGCGAACAGCCAGTGTTGGACAAACTAACTTGGCAGTGTTGTGACAGTCTCCAAAGTTTCATCCCCTCCGATGCTGTAGGAAACAGTGCAACAAATTTTAAATGACTGGTAATAGTGTGACTGTAAAATGTTCAATCAGACTGAAGAAATATACCTCCATGATACTCCTTTGAATTCTGTATTCATATCCAGCAGGGATTTCGATTTTGCACCAGTGCCCGCCTGTTGAGTTAAGAACAcagaaaagggaaataaaatgtgtaaaggaTTAAACCCAAGTGCATAAAAAGCATTAGCTATCCTGCTGATTAGACACGGTGCATAGTTCAAAAGTGCTGCAATGATAAGAAACATAATAAATGTTACACATTGTGATGAAATTTGCAATAACAGCACCtactgttctttttcttttagaaacgCAGGTAATACTGTGATGGAGTACTTACTGTTAAAGAGTCTCCCAGTGCTGCAACAACCCGTATGTCTGATGGTCTCAGCTTGTGAACTTGTGAAGATAAAAGAAGATTAAGTCAGCCAACTTCATGGCAAATCATGATATCTTTCTGAAATTTCTCATGAAATCATAACAACAGAGAGAAATTCAGGCTTCGGctcaaaaaacagcaaattgTGATCGCtattcattttttcttttttttattactgttgTGTTTAGAGCActtagatttaaaagaaaatcctgtaAAAATCCATCTCCAAACGTTAAGGTATTAAGGAAGGAATCAAAGCTtaactgataagtgatgacAACCTGTCTCACCTGATGTTGGTTGACTGTCAGGTGGAGTCAAGTTGTTGCAAGAAAAATCACTTCCCCAGTCCTGAGgacaaacatgcagaaaaatCACTCAGCATTTAATTTGTAGTCCAAGAGAAGAAACCTGGATGACGAAAATGTTGACGTGTAATCAAGAAAGACTAATTAGGAAATTACAAAGCATTCAAAATTACAAAGTTTTTGTAGCACTGGTGCCCTGGTTGTACCAATGTTAGTTGACCATTTGACAAAGAACCAAACACATGAACTTTACAAACTTACATTAATAGGTTCCGGTGTTGGAGGGGGTCCAGAATACATGTAGTCACTGTTATTATAGGTCCGAATAAAGGGTGAGTCCTGAAGAGAAAGGGAAAACTGTTCATAAGAATATCAAGACTATTAACTATGTTTTTAAAACTCTATTCAATTCAAGGGGCCATTTCTATGTTTAGGGTTCTCGTATAGAAACTAAATGTCCATACCTTTGTTGGGCATTTCAGATCAATAGCAGAATTAAAATCCTGGCTGGAGGTTTTGGCGCCCAGAGGTTCCAGctgtaaattacaaaaaaaagaaacaggcagTTCAGCAtcatttattgatatttataataaaaacatatattttgtcctttttattaTCTTATGTGTCAGATACTGTGAGGGTATGAAAATCTGCTGTTTATTCACCATGTTGTTCCAAAGGGAACGAGCCATCAGGGTCTGGGCTTTTTGGCTGAGATGGAAGCAGTCAGCGCTGAAGAAAGAACGATCCGGGCGGCCGTCCTAAGCAGAATTTagtaaatcaaatcaaattcatcgttttttttaataaaataagtaaataaattatttgtcgtgatttcctttgttttcttaaaCTGCAATACCTaaatgctgatttaattttgttgtCCCATATTGATTCTCAATTATGTTTAAATCAAAGATATAGAGCCTTCCAGAATTATTGATACATATGGTAAACATGTGTACATTTATTTCATGGGGAAATAATTCCTACAGAAGGAAAGGACCCTTTTGGACCcgtaaacaaagacaaaaaaacatatttttttaaaagcaaatgtgTGTTGATCTTCATTAGTCAGGAAgtggctacaaaaaaaaaaaatactttccaaAACCTGCCCTACAGTCAGAGAAATAAAtaagtttgaataaaaaatcttgttttgcCAAATAGGGCAGGATAAAGACCCGGGTTTGTCTGGTAACAGCAGACATTTTGAAGCAGTGTTATGGAGAAATGCAGCAAATAGTGGCATCAATAGATCATAAGTCTTTATAGTAACCATTCATTTACACATCATGACCAGGGGTAGCGGTGACAGTGAAAGATGTACTGTTGTCTATTTAGGTAGATCCTCAGTTTTCTAGCAATACAAACAAATTCTAAATATATCTGTGTATTTAACAACTGTGTATTTAATTACATTATATTTAACAGCTTTAACACAAAATCAAGCAGGATGAGACCAACACACTAGTGACATTATGATTTAGTATAAGATATTGTTTGCATGTAAAAGAAAGAACTTCATTACTGACCGGCAGTCTGGGCATAGTGATGTCTCTGAGGAAAGGCTGAATGACCACAGTGAAGTCTGGGCGCGTATCGTAACGGCCAGATTCAACAAGCTTATGCAGCGAGCGCTGAAAGTTAAAAGCAGCGATCGTATTCGTCATCGGCAGCAatcttatgtttttgttttctgatcaGTTTCTTATTATACCTGATATCCTCTGTTGAGGGTCTCCAAAATCTGAAGAGCTTCAGAGTTGGGCTCTGGCAAGACAACGCACGGGCACAATATACTGCCAAAGAAGAAGTAACACGGTCAACGGTCAGATGGTGATTAGATGTCTTAATATACCTGGACCACAATCAATTTTTTAGGGAGACACTCACTTTACGAGCCATGTTGGACATTTCAGTGATTTGTCCGTGTGCATTTCTCTAAGCGGGATTATATGTAGAGGCTCCACAAGGTTCACCAAAGCTCTGGGAACCTGAAAGAGATGAGCTTTGTTGGTTCACAGACAGGGGAGCCGTTGAGAATTGGAAACACATTTTGCCAAATGAGTATCACCTCTTTATGAAGATAGTCCAAGCTTTCCTGGAGAAACTTTATGTAGTTTTCCACAGAGAATAAGAGCTGTAAATAAAGGGAAAACATGTTCACTTCTACCCCATCAATGATAACGTCTGAATTACTTCTCCTCAGGTCCAGATCTGATACTCACACTGTTCTCGCAGTGTGCACAAACATCATTTCCACCAATAAAAATGGTGATCAGCTTCCAGTCTGATTCAAAGTTGATTCTCTGGAGTAAAGGACACGAAGAGAGTTAAAGTATCCTGGCAGCCTTTAGTTACACTGTagggttagaaaaaaaacaacaactatagaCTTACAGCATCATTTTTCATCCTGGTCACGAGGGCACGCACTTGTGAAGGTATATCCCTTTGAATAGCAATGCAAAAAATGATCAGTTATGTCGTTCTACTCAAAACTgacttttaattcaatttaattcatgTGTTGCTAAAATAAGCACCTATAGCACTTACTTGCTCTTCCCACCTGGCACTGCCTGGTTAAGGAAAGCCTGTGGACTGTCCTGATCGCCAACACCAAGCGAGTAGCCGGTCACGTTGtggttgaaatgttttaaaatgtctgtaaaGACAAAGACCTGATCAAACAAAGGTAAGGGTTGGATGCCATAAAGTTATATTTCTCAAAATCTGGAATGACTGTGCAATAAACTCGTCAAGAATACTTACTGGGCAGGGTGGTTACAGACGTAAGGTTTCCATCTCCACCAACACTGGAAACAGACAGTAAATTAGATTCATCAagtgaaattacttttttatttaaccgTGATGTATCAGAATAGCAAAAAGATGAAGATTGTGATGCAGTTCTAAAATTAGAGAGTCTTGACGAACCTCCACGATAAACCTCGGTACTGACGTAAGACGTCCAGGATGTTATTTGGGCTGGAAGCGATGCCGTTCCCTGCCTGGCAGAAATAATAAGAAAGTATtataatgtttataaaaaacacaaaggatATGTTGCATAAAATGTCTGTCAAACAAAATGGCTCACTGTCAAAGAATCCCCCACTGCCGCCACAACTTTGACATCTGCTGGTCGGAGTTCATGGACTAGGAAATACAGAGAAAATGGCAGACAATGTCAGACTGTATGACTCTAAATCCCACTAATAAAGCCTTAACAAGACCAAACGATACATACTCTATATCATCTATATCATCTCATCCTTAAGTCTTTACAGAGTAGCAATAGATTTTACACCCTTTCTCACCCTGCTAAACATACCCTGCTAAAGTGTGCTTTGCTTTTCCATATCTAGACCCGCCTAGAAAAAGCTTTTAGGTATGCCAGCACATGTTTCAGGTTGAAGAAACGGTGTGACAACAGAAAGCATGGCATTATGATGGTTTATCtacaaaactacaaaaatctagaataatgataatacatAAAATTACCTGAAGTAGGAATGGAGGATGAAGCATTGAGCTCTTCGCAGGGAAACTCTGTACCTGTATACTGAttaatgaacagaacataatCAGAGTGAGATGACTTGCAGGATATTGACAAATCATTTGGTTAGGTGTTGAATGCATCTCACATTCTGAATGTTATAGTTTGcgttgctgtgttgatttgaaGGAGCATTAACTTCTGTTCTCAGGAACGGTCGGTCCTTGTGAATAAGAAGAGTATCCGAAATGGAGTGAGGgaaaatgagaaagaaagaTCATTTCATGCCACTAGTAACTGCTTGCAATACTGTTTGTGTGGACCTTCTGCATTTATACTAACCTCGGTCGGGCAAAGCAATGTAATGATGCTTCTCTCATGGTCTGGATGATGTTGGTCGACCCTGGGCTGCAACTGTGAGAAAGAAAAGTAAACGTAACATCCTCTGAGAGCGACGGACCAAAAGACACATGTGTAGAAAAGTTGCTGGATGTCGCTTTAGGTCTCACCAAGTTTCTCCACAACTTCAGCATCAGTTCATCAGTGTGCTTCGAGGATTCAAACTCCCCAATTGGCTTTCCAGTCTGTTAGGAAGAAAGATTTTATACATCAAACCATCCCTGCTGAttttggaagaatatttttagaaaatgaTCACACTTCTACTCCGCTAAATATCCGCAGGCACGTGGGATGCTCCCAGTGAAGGAAGCTGTAGGATAAAAGGTGAAACAGTCAAATCAGCGACTTAAACTCACAGATGACAGGCCTCTGATGAGAGGGGTCGCCTGAAGAGTGACAGTGAAGTCATCTCTTTCCCTGTACCAATGTTTCTGTTCCATCAGCTCACCCAAGGACTCCTGGAAAAAGAGTTTTGAAAAGAGCAGTTTGTCAGGGGGGCCTAAATTGGCTCACAGTCCATGGTGGCATTCGATCAGGGGGCAGCACAAGTTATCTGTCACTCACATCCCAATTGACTTTTTGCTTGTTTGCATGTCCAGTCATCAGAGAATGAAAAACCTAAGAAAATGTATGCATGCAAATAGCTACTGCTGCTGAGCTTGGTATCTGATCAAGCCTGGGGAAGGGTTAAAGGGGAGATATCATGCATTTCAGTTCCttattttcacattgaaatcactCAGTTGTTGTCTATATAAAATGGAACTggaatgctttggtctgaatcccTCAATAATTTTCCCCAACGTTACCCTGTTCTAAGGTGCATCTGAgaacaactcgttttggtgctgtctctttaaatctaaggGAAGCACTTtaagccccgcccccctccaggtcgcagagcgttccactccaccccgtttggcaatttttgtagtatgctgggagacggtgtaatgaacaaccaagCATTTTGACTTATCCTCCGCCtctttcagcttggactacaaaatcgctcagagaaaaagaaaatagcagatCTGCAAAATTGATGAGCCCATGATCCTGTTTTGCAgttccgcagcaaatactgtgatgtaattgttaaaaaaaaatgttttataaaacagagaaaactgaatggcttgaaaaatatgacccaaagggactataaagatatctacacagctcctggacagactacattcaaactTTCTGCATTGCTAGAgttccaagtacacaacaaaatatatttaagggctaaaaaagtggattttgcatgataagTCCCCTTTAAGGATTGAATTTAATCATCTCTAAGTTGAAATCGAAGTCActggtctcttttttttatcactgttcaaaatctgtcaaatccattattttttatgtaacaaTAATAaaggatattgttttatttttttattatttcccaGTAGGACTGCCTTAAAGTGTGAAAATGGCAACACATATTTAACTACAGTAGGAATGTGTTTTATAATTGCATAAACCCTATATTTACTGTTACCATTAATGATTTCTcatatatagaatatattttattctgACTGAATAGAAATGAAGGTTTTCTTCA of Fundulus heteroclitus isolate FHET01 chromosome 15, MU-UCD_Fhet_4.1, whole genome shotgun sequence contains these proteins:
- the LOC105938774 gene encoding phospholipase B1, membrane-associated; amino-acid sequence: PNDLSISCKSSHSDYVLFINQYTGTEFPCEELNASSSIPTSVHELRPADVKVVAAVGDSLTAGNGIASSPNNILDVLRQYRGLSWSVGGDGNLTSVTTLPNILKHFNHNVTGYSLGVGDQDSPQAFLNQAVPGGKSKDIPSQVRALVTRMKNDARINFESDWKLITIFIGGNDVCAHCENSLLFSVENYIKFLQESLDYLHKEVPRALVNLVEPLHIIPLREMHTDKSLKCPTWLVNILCPCVVLPEPNSEALQILETLNRGYQRSLHKLVESGRYDTRPDFTVVIQPFLRDITMPRLPDGRPDRSFFSADCFHLSQKAQTLMARSLWNNMLEPLGAKTSSQDFNSAIDLKCPTKDSPFIRTYNNSDYMYSGPPPTPEPINDWGSDFSCNNLTPPDSQPTSVHKLRPSDIRVVAALGDSLTAGTGAKSKSLLDMNTEFKGVSWSIGGDETLETVTTLPNILKKFNPGLKGFSKGQGRWQKGFNLAVAGAKSSELTEQVKALIKAMKENKEVNFETDWKLVTVYIGITDLCNYCLDQNNFSPKNYSNNLMLGLDMLYNEVPRVLVNLVDIMQIDVFKTVKKDTLLCSLEQRSSCHCVINPADNSPEVAEIKRINRNYQTEIEYLVSGDRYDGKEDFAVVLQPFFHYSFIPQTGVGETDTSFFSVDCFHMSERAHAEMAIALWNNMLEPVGRKQVYNNFTHDRSKIRCPSEASPFIFTKINSLPAPPVPTADPTTDGIATTLGSTTLPRCSASIPVWVPVVVGVVSLLAGIIGCWLVMSFIRRTKTKKSANSFQNRATEF